The genomic DNA AACCTGCATGACTATTTCATTAGTATGAGTATCTTTGCACGAGAGTTGAAAGAAAGGAGGCATCTCACAGAAGAAGTGGTTGACATGGAATTTGCAAAAGGGTAGTTGGAAAGTGAGCAGCGTATGGATAAGGGAATTTCCTAAGCCTACAGTCCAAGATATGGAGGCTAAACAAGCACATATCCTCTTGCTAATAATTGTTTGGTAGTGTAATGGTCTACAAATGGCCACAAATCGATCATAGGCCATAATGGCAAGAAGGACACACTCGGTGCCTCCTAACCCCATATGGAAATACATTTGAACTGCACATCCCAAGAGAGAAATGCTCCTGTCTTCGGATAGGGTATTTATTAGAATTATTGGCACAATATTGGAGGAGAAAGAAATGTCGATAACGGAAAGATTACTCAAGAAGAAGTACATTGGTGTTTGCAGCTTTGAGTTGATTTTCACCACAAGGATCAGAAGAATATTCCCAGACAAGGTTGTTACGTACATCATCAGGAACATAATAAAGCAGATGACCTGGAGATACAGGACATTGGACAGGCCAAGGAGAAAGAATCGTCCTGGAgatactactagaccttgtactaaccaataggccagaccgcatatcaaatatacaagttgggggttacttggggaatagtgatcacaaaataataagttttcatgtattctttagtaagatgtctagtagaggtgctacaaggacactaaacttcaggaaagcaaattttaaacggttgagagatgatcttagtgcaataaactgggatgatgtactaagtaataaaagtacacaaagcaaatgggagacttttatgagcatcctgaatagggcttgtgcagaaaatataccctatgggaacaaacatgctagaaataggaggaaacccctatggctaaatagagctgtaagggaagcaataaaagaaaaacagaaagccttaaaagaattaaagagggtaggtagtgatgaggcattatataattatagaaaattaaataaaatatgtaaaaagcaaattaagttagctaagtttgagacagagagactcattgcgagagaaagtaaaaataatcctaaaatattctttaactacataaacagtaaaaaactgaaaagcgatagtgttggcccccttaaaaatagtcttggtgaaatggtggaaggggatgagggtaaagccaacctgctgaatgactttttttctacggtttttatacaagaaaatgccatggcagatgacatgaccagtgataccataaattcacacttgaatattacctgcttaacccagcaggaagtacgccgccgcctcgaaatcactaaggttgacaaatctccgggcccggatggcatacaccccagagtactacaggaattgagttctgtgatagatagaccattatttttaatcttctcagattccttaataacagggtcggtaccgcaggactggcgcatagcaaatgtggtgccaatattcaaaaaggggacaaaaactgagccgggaaattataggccggtaagtttaacctctacggttggtaaaatccttgagggtttcttgagagatgctatattggagtatctcaagaaaaataaccttatgacagagtatcaacatgggtttatgagggatcgatcctgtcaaactaatttgatcagcttctatgaagaggtaagttcaagtctggaccagggaaatgcagtggatgttgtgtatatggacttttcaaaagcttttgatacggtgccacacaaaaggttggtacataaaatgagaataatggggataggggaaaatatgtgtaactgggttaaaaactggctaagtgataggaaacaaagggtggttattaatggtacgtactcggactgggtctcagttcatagtggggtaccacaggggtcagtattgggcccacttcttttcaacatatttataaatgaccttgttgggggcatgcggagtagaatttcaatatttgcagatgatactaaactctgcagggtaatcaatacagaggaggataattttatattacagggagatttatgtaaattggaggattgggctgagaagtggcaattgaagtttaatgtagataaatgtaaggtcatgcacttgggtagaggaaataacatttatgattatgtacttaatcgtagaacactgggtaaaacagacacagaaaaagacttgggtgtattggtggatggtaaacttcactttagtggacagtgtcaggcagctgctgccagggctaataaaataatgggatgtattaaaagaggtataagtgttcatgaaaaaaatatagttctacctctgtacaagtcactagtgcgaccacacttagaatactgtgtacaattctggtcaccgatatataagaaggacatagctgaactagagagggtgcagagaagagccaccaagattattagaggaatgggtgggctgcaataccaagacaggttattaaacttggggttatttagtttg from Anomaloglossus baeobatrachus isolate aAnoBae1 chromosome 12, aAnoBae1.hap1, whole genome shotgun sequence includes the following:
- the LOC142257804 gene encoding olfactory receptor 5AP2-like isoform X2 — encoded protein: MGDSNQTSRRFFLLGLSNVLYLQVICFIMFLMMYVTTLSGNILLILVVKINSKLQTPMYFFLSNLSVIDISFSSNIVPIILINTLSEDRSISLLGCAVQMYFHMGLGGTECVLLAIMAYDRFVAICRPLHYQTIISKRICACLASISWTVGLGNSLIHTLLTFQLPFCKFHVNHFFCEMPPFFQLSCKDTHTNEIVMQVAGQIVIMFAFLLTLVSYVHIIFTIFKIRSSQGRQKAFSTCTSHLTVVSVYYGTIMFMYLKPRSTYSPEIGKIVSILYTVVTPMLNPVIYSMRNKDVKDTIKIKLFRQ
- the LOC142257804 gene encoding olfactory receptor 5AP2-like isoform X1, with product MGDSNQTSISPGRFFLLGLSNVLYLQVICFIMFLMMYVTTLSGNILLILVVKINSKLQTPMYFFLSNLSVIDISFSSNIVPIILINTLSEDRSISLLGCAVQMYFHMGLGGTECVLLAIMAYDRFVAICRPLHYQTIISKRICACLASISWTVGLGNSLIHTLLTFQLPFCKFHVNHFFCEMPPFFQLSCKDTHTNEIVMQVAGQIVIMFAFLLTLVSYVHIIFTIFKIRSSQGRQKAFSTCTSHLTVVSVYYGTIMFMYLKPRSTYSPEIGKIVSILYTVVTPMLNPVIYSMRNKDVKDTIKIKLFRQ